The following are from one region of the Erwinia billingiae Eb661 genome:
- a CDS encoding methylated-DNA--[protein]-cysteine S-methyltransferase — MSYFCKVMPSPVGALTLIASDLGLTAILWQDDNPNRVRLPDMQENPTHPVLVETERQLNEYFAGTRTTFTMTLDFVGTEFQKKVWQALVAIPFGETRSYADIARDIGNPKAVRAVGAANGKNPISIIAPCHRVIGSNGKLTGFAGGLEVKAFLLKIETAKQGEAEFTLK, encoded by the coding sequence CACCCGTGGGCGCCCTGACGCTGATTGCCAGCGATCTCGGCCTGACGGCGATCCTCTGGCAGGATGACAACCCAAATCGCGTGCGCTTACCGGATATGCAAGAAAATCCGACGCATCCGGTGCTGGTGGAAACCGAGCGTCAGCTGAATGAGTATTTTGCCGGGACGCGCACCACCTTCACCATGACGCTGGATTTTGTCGGTACCGAATTTCAGAAAAAAGTCTGGCAGGCGCTGGTGGCCATTCCGTTTGGGGAAACGCGCAGCTATGCCGATATCGCCCGCGACATTGGCAACCCGAAGGCGGTCAGAGCGGTCGGCGCGGCCAACGGTAAAAATCCAATCTCGATTATTGCTCCCTGTCATCGGGTGATTGGATCGAATGGCAAACTGACCGGATTTGCCGGCGGTCTGGAGGTGAAAGCCTTCCTGCTGAAGATTGAAACGGCGAAGCAGGGCGAGGCAGAATTCACCCTGAAGTGA
- the nadA gene encoding quinolinate synthase NadA: MSLMFDPETAVYPFPPKPARLTQDEKQIYREKIKRLLKERNAVMVAHYYTDPEIQALAEETGGCVADSLEMARFGSQHSASTLLVAGVRFMGETAKILSPEKTILMPTLQAECSLDLGCPIDEFNRFCDQHPDRTVVVYANTSAAVKARADWVVTSSIAVELIEHLDSLGEKIIWAPDRHLGQYVTRQTGADILCWQGACIVHDEFKTQALQRMKALYPDAAVLVHPESPQAIVDLADAVGSTSQLIQAAKTLPNPQMIVATDRGIFYKMQQACPDKELLEAPTAGEGATCRTCAHCPWMAMNGLKAIADGLEHGGSQHEIHVDAALREGALISLNRMLTFAASLKG, from the coding sequence ATGAGCCTGATGTTCGATCCTGAAACCGCTGTGTATCCCTTCCCGCCGAAACCTGCCCGCCTTACCCAGGATGAAAAGCAGATTTACCGGGAGAAAATCAAACGGTTACTTAAAGAGCGCAATGCAGTGATGGTTGCCCATTACTATACCGATCCGGAAATTCAGGCGCTGGCAGAAGAGACCGGCGGTTGCGTCGCCGATTCGCTGGAAATGGCCCGCTTTGGCAGCCAGCACTCCGCCAGCACCTTGCTGGTGGCTGGCGTACGGTTTATGGGCGAGACGGCCAAAATCCTCAGCCCGGAAAAAACCATCCTGATGCCAACCCTTCAGGCGGAATGTTCCCTCGATCTCGGCTGCCCGATCGACGAATTCAACCGCTTCTGCGACCAGCATCCCGACCGCACCGTGGTGGTGTATGCCAACACCTCCGCAGCAGTCAAGGCTCGCGCTGACTGGGTGGTCACCTCAAGCATTGCCGTAGAACTGATTGAACATCTTGATAGCCTGGGTGAGAAAATCATCTGGGCACCGGATCGTCACCTTGGCCAGTACGTTACCCGCCAAACCGGGGCCGATATCCTGTGCTGGCAGGGCGCATGTATTGTCCATGACGAGTTCAAAACTCAGGCGTTGCAACGCATGAAGGCACTTTATCCGGACGCGGCGGTGCTGGTTCACCCGGAATCTCCGCAGGCGATTGTGGATCTGGCGGATGCGGTCGGCTCGACCAGCCAGCTGATCCAGGCAGCCAAAACCCTGCCTAACCCACAGATGATTGTGGCGACCGATCGCGGCATCTTTTATAAAATGCAGCAGGCTTGCCCGGACAAAGAACTGCTGGAAGCGCCAACAGCGGGCGAGGGCGCAACCTGCCGCACCTGTGCACACTGTCCGTGGATGGCGATGAATGGCCTGAAGGCGATTGCCGATGGCCTGGAACATGGCGGCAGCCAGCATGAAATTCATGTCGATGCGGCGCTACGTGAAGGCGCGTTGATCTCGTTGAACCGTATGCTAACCTTTGCAGCAAGTTTAAAAGGCTAA
- the pnuC gene encoding nicotinamide riboside transporter PnuC — protein sequence MDFFSTHNILVHIPLGTGGYDLSWIEAIGTVAGLLCIWLASLEKISNYAFGLINVTLFAVIFFQIQLYASLLLQLFFFVANIYGWYAWSRQTTDNQQALQIRWMTLPKAIGWLLVCVVAIGLMTLYINPVFAWLTKIAVTVMQGVGLSVAMPELQPDAFPFWDSCLMVLSIVAMILMTRKYVENWLLWVIINVISVMIFARQGVYAMSLEYAILTLIALNGCWLWIKSAREQGSRALSS from the coding sequence ATGGATTTTTTTAGCACGCATAATATTCTGGTTCACATCCCCCTTGGGACCGGTGGTTACGATCTTTCGTGGATTGAAGCCATTGGTACCGTGGCGGGCCTGCTTTGTATCTGGCTCGCCAGTCTTGAGAAAATCAGTAACTACGCCTTTGGCCTGATTAACGTCACGCTGTTTGCGGTCATTTTCTTCCAGATCCAACTCTACGCCAGCCTGCTGTTGCAGCTGTTCTTCTTTGTCGCCAACATCTACGGCTGGTATGCATGGAGCAGGCAAACCACGGATAACCAGCAGGCGCTGCAAATCCGCTGGATGACCTTGCCGAAAGCCATTGGCTGGCTGCTGGTGTGCGTGGTAGCGATTGGCCTGATGACGCTGTACATCAACCCGGTCTTTGCCTGGCTGACGAAAATTGCGGTGACGGTAATGCAGGGCGTGGGCCTGTCGGTCGCCATGCCGGAATTGCAGCCCGATGCGTTCCCGTTCTGGGACTCCTGCCTGATGGTGTTGTCGATTGTGGCGATGATCCTGATGACGCGGAAATACGTCGAGAACTGGCTGCTGTGGGTGATTATTAACGTGATTAGCGTGATGATCTTCGCGCGCCAGGGCGTCTACGCCATGTCGCTGGAATATGCCATCCTGACGCTGATTGCCCTGAACGGTTGCTGGCTGTGGATTAAAAGCGCCCGCGAACAGGGTTCACGCGCGCTTTCGTCTTAG